A stretch of DNA from Gottschalkia acidurici 9a:
TACAAACACTCATTATCATAGCATGTATTCCAGATGTTGTTCCATTCAGTAAGAAAAAGGCTTCTTCTGCTCCAAATGCACTTGCCAATAACTTTTCAGATTCATATATAACTCCTGTAGGGTTGTTAAAATAGTCTAAATCTGCCATTCCATTTACGTCCATATTTAATGCTTTTGAACCTATATAGTCTCTTAATTCACTTATTCCTCTACCATGTTTATGTCCAGGTACATGAAATGGTGTAACCCCATCATCTACATACTTTTTTACTGCATCAAATAACGGAGTCTCATTTTGATTATTCAAATATATTACCACCTTTCATACATGATATAAACTACATACTATTGTATGACCTTTGTTTCTTTTAGTGCAAGTACCCTTAATTCTTCCTTGATACAAATATTTTATAGTTGACATAAGTGAATATAATAGCAAAGTTTAATATAAAAACAACTCTAGCAGAATAAAATGATAGTATACCATATGTACAAACTATTGCAGTTAATTTTCCTATATTATTAAAAACATCATTTATCCCTGATACACGTGCTATAAATTGTCTATTAGCAGTAACTTGGAGTCTTGTATTTATAATTATAGTAATAAAAGATATAAGCGAGCCTTCTATAAATTGTAATAATAACACTATACTTAAGCTATTTGATAGACTATATAATATCCAAACTATAGCTAGTGACACTAAGATACTATATATTATTAACGTTTGTAACTTATTAACTATTTTCTTTAATGATATAGATATAAACATAGTTATTAAATTTGTTCCATAAAAGACAGACATCATAATTCCCCATGTTTTACTATCTACATTTAATATGTCAAAGGCAAAAGGATAAAAAGCTACATTTATGGATGCTATAGCTATGTTAACTATTGTGCTAATAATTACTATTTCTTTTAGGTTACTGTTAGATTTAAAATATTCAAATCCTTTTTTTATATCATCATACATACTAACTTTAATTTCTTTTCCGTATAGCTTAGATTTATATGTTTTATTCTTAACAAATAACAGTATTAGCGAAGATAGTAAATAAAGAATTATATTAATTTGAAAGATAATATTTATATTTAGCTTATCTATTATAATACCTGATAAAATTGGTCCTAATATAAAAGTAAATCCAGTTATTCCTGTCAGTATAGAGTTACCTGTCATTATGTCTTCAGCTTTTAATAATTTAGTAATTATTTTCTTTTTAGGAGGTCCGCATAAGATTTCAATAGCTGCTATTAATAGCATCAAGAGATATATGGTCATGATATTTTGACTTTGTATAAATATTATTGCTATTATAACTTTTAAAAACTCTAAGATTGCGAGTATATATTTTTCATTAAATCGATCTCCAATACTTCCTGCAAAAGGTGATAATAAAAAACTTGTGATTGGAGTACAAACCACTGCAAAGCTAGCAGATGTACCCGATCCAGTTAATTTAATAAGTAATGCAGCTACAGCAATAAAATGAAAAGAAGCTGCTAAGCTTGAAGTGACTTGACTAGTTAAAAATAACTTAAACGATCGATTATTATTAGTCATATTTTTACCTCCAATAATTTCTCACATAGACATTGTTATTAGAAATATTGGAGGTATATTCTACTTTTCTTTATTTGTTTCTATTACATATGGCATTGGTAAATATGAGCTATTTCTTAAGTTCTTAGTTTTTATGTTTCCCGTCTCATCTTCAATAGTTACCCAAGACTTTATTAAAGCTCCATCCATTCCTTCTATAATCATCTTTTCATCATTTTTCTTTAGTTTAGGATTATTTATATACTGAATATTGGCTTCTCTTATTTCTAAGGTTTCATGATGCCATTCTACCTTAGGAGGCTTTTCCTTACCATAAAATCCAATATACAGTCTGTTTTCAATACCTTCAGCCCATATAAGTATAGGAA
This window harbors:
- a CDS encoding MFS transporter, encoding MTNNNRSFKLFLTSQVTSSLAASFHFIAVAALLIKLTGSGTSASFAVVCTPITSFLLSPFAGSIGDRFNEKYILAILEFLKVIIAIIFIQSQNIMTIYLLMLLIAAIEILCGPPKKKIITKLLKAEDIMTGNSILTGITGFTFILGPILSGIIIDKLNINIIFQINIILYLLSSLILLFVKNKTYKSKLYGKEIKVSMYDDIKKGFEYFKSNSNLKEIVIISTIVNIAIASINVAFYPFAFDILNVDSKTWGIMMSVFYGTNLITMFISISLKKIVNKLQTLIIYSILVSLAIVWILYSLSNSLSIVLLLQFIEGSLISFITIIINTRLQVTANRQFIARVSGINDVFNNIGKLTAIVCTYGILSFYSARVVFILNFAIIFTYVNYKIFVSRKN